Within the Spirochaetota bacterium genome, the region TGTATTCCTAAAAGCATGAACAAAATATCATTTAGAAGTATACTGTTAACTTTATAAAAAAGCAGTAATGAGCATGTTAAAAACTTTTTTATTTATTGACTTTTACATTACCACCATCTATCCGTATGATTACTACACAAAAAATGAATTTTACTAAAAAATTGGAGAGAGCCTCATTATGAAAAAAATAATAATTATCAGTATCATTGCTTTAGTTGTTATAATTACAGGATTCATTTCATATCTTTTGATAACAGATTACATTCTTATCCGCTATCCAGTGCTTGTGCAAACCAATCCTAAAATTACATTTATCATAGGCGATGCTTATTACCGTGAAGACGCTCATGCACAATGGAAGGTTGCAGTTGTTGGACAAACTCTCTATAGAGGTTATGAAATTAAAACTGAGCAGGATTCACGAATGGACATAAGGTTTCACGACAACACAGCCATTCAGCTAGCACCAAATTCACACATGTCTATTGATTCGTTGACGGTAAAGAAACTGGGTATACAAATACAGGCTGGTTCAATGTACGGAAAATTTGAAAAACTATTCAAAGAACACGATCTACACGTAAAGACACCCACTGCTTTTGCTGCCATACGCGGTACTGATTTAGGCTTTGAAGTCATTCAAGCACAGGAAGAAGAAACTGCTGTGGCAGGCAAAAAGAAACAATATCTAACAAAAAATAAGGCAAAAGCACAACAATTACCGAATGCCCAACCTACAATGCACACGGTTGTTTATTCCCTTTCGGGAATTACAGAAGTATATAATCCATTATTTGATGATCAGAAAGTACTGCTATCATATAGAAATAAAGTTGTTATCGATAAAGACAAAATGCCGTACAACCCTGAAGAATTAACCGAAGATGAAATTCGCTCATTACAGGAAAAACTTAATTCATTGCATTTTGATGAAGTACTCCTTATAACTGACAAGATTACATTTGAACTGGGGAGTGCTGAAATACTGCCATCATCATATCCTGAACTTGACAAAATCGTTGCCATACTGAAACAGAAGAAAGTTAAAGTAAGAATTGAAGGCCATACAGACGATATTGGCGAAGCAGCGTTTAACCAACTGCTATCTGAAAAGAGAGCTGAATCCATTAAGAAGTATCTTGTTTCAAAAGGGCTTGATGCCGAACGCTTTGAAACAGTAGGGTATGGCGAATCAAAACCAATTGCCGACAACAAAACTGAAAAAGGACGAGCACAGAACAGGCGTGTAGAGTTCCTCATCATAGAAAAATAATCAGCTGTAAAAATTTTTATTTGACAACAACCGCCCCATAAATAGTGTTGCTATCGGAAGGTTGTCCGAGTGGTCTATGGAGGCGGTCTTGAAAACCGTTGGGTGAAAGCCCCGGGGGTTCGAATCCCTCACCTTCCGCATGAAACGGAGAGATGCCCGAGAGGCCGAAGGGGACGGTTTGCTAAACCGTTGTACTGGAAACGGTACCGAGGGTTCGAATCCCTCTCTCTCCGAATGGAAAAATTAATTTTTTACCAGGAACAAATCAAAAAATTAAGCCAGATCCTGTACGCAACAACCATCAAATACTATACTCAAGCTAGAACGTTTTGTGTTGAGCATAAACGTGAAATATTACTCTCCGTTGCGTACATACCATTTATTGGATGGCTGTATCCTTTATACACGTTTGAACATGACGCAGAAGTTCAAAGGCATGCAAAGCGTGGACTGTTGTATGCAATGATTGCCATTGCTATCGCCCTGGCTATTTTTTTTATAATTTTTATAACACCACGGCCCTGGCGAGCTGTACGTTTTATATTAACAATTCTGTTGTACGTTAATTATCTTGTATATTATGCGATAGTTACTGTGCATATTTACTCCATCTGGAAGAAAAAAGACTTTTCTATTCCAACAGTTGAAAATTATCTTGAAAAGTTGGAGCAATATATCTAAATTTTACATATACACTGTACTTGCGTCCATAGCTCAGTTGGATAGAGCGTCGGACTACGCATTCGAAGGCCAGAGGTTCGAATCCTCTTGGGCGCACACATAAAAGGGCTGCATAGAAGCAGCCCTTGTTTTATATTATCATGTTATATCTTTAAACAAAATAGCAAGAATATTTACTTCATTATTCCAAGCTGCTTGCCACAGCACTAAAGAGGGTGTTTATCAACTGTAGCGCAATGGTAGCCTGAAGGAATATCTCCTACAGCTTAATGCTCACACCAAAGATATATGAATTATACCCTTTTGTATCGTTGGTCTCACCTGCCATGTTAATGAGCCCGCTTAAGGCTACCCCTGAGGTAGTTTCAACAATATCAAAACCATAGGAGATTATCGTCGTTGGAGGGATATCATATGAGCTTTGCATTCCTACATATGCAGGGCTTGTACTTATATCGGTGCTTCCCTGCATGGATTTCATCATAAGAAATGGCGAAAAGATAAATGTGTCAGCAAATCCAATGTGCATCTGCATCCCTAACACAGGACCGTACATTCCAGTAGTAAGGGTTACTGTCATAGTTCCACTGCTGTATGGATCAGGCATGGTAAACGATGTAGAAGTCAACATCAAATCGTAGCCACCAAAAAATATAAACTTGAATGATTCTCCATTAACAATAGGCAACTCAAATGCTGGCGTAAGGTCTAAACCAGTAAAATTCAAAGACTCTTTACCATACCCTGTATCAAGTTCACCATTCATCACAAATATACCAATCATACATTCAATTGCGCCCCAATCGCCACCATATCGTGGTATCCATCCCAAAAACATACCAACCATTGAGAATTGGTCAGCACTGATATATGCTCCGGTAAAATCCATAGTGTTTGAAAATGATGATTCTTGAGGATATTCTGGATATCCTAAAGGCGGTGGTGAAATAGAAAAGTTTGTTTGCGTATTGCTACTTGATTGAGCAAATACACCTGTTACAACAAAAAGAAAGCAAAGACAAAGCGTTATTTTGGTTTTCATAGTAATTTCTCCACTGTGGTTTTGATGTAAATGCTAATGATAAAAAATTTGCCAAAAGTCAATTGTTTTTTTTTTATAAAAACAAAAGCGATGATTAACAATCACCGCTTTGTATGCATTTTTTATTCACCAATTGAAAATCACTTCACAGCATACTCAGCAACCTTATCCCCAACCTGTGTAGTGGTAAGCCCCATTTTCCCTGCAGCAAGAGATTTCATATCCCTCTGTAATACCTCTATAACTCCTTTTTCTATGCGGCTTGCTGCTTTTTCTTCACCTAAATGTGCCATCATCATCTGTGCAGCACATATAGCTGCAAGTGGGTTGATAACGTTTTTGCCGGTATATTTTGGTGCCGAACCGCCTATAGGCTCAAACATTGAAACACCTTCAGGATTAATATTTCCACCAGCAGCAATACCCATGCCACCCTGCGTTATGGCACCAAGGTCAGTAATAATATCACCAAACATGTTACCAGTCACAATGACATCAAACCATTCAGGATTTTTTACCATCCACATACATGTTGCATCCACGTGATAATACTCGCGTTTTATATCAGGATATTCCCGTTCTCCAATTTCATGAAATGCACGCTCCCATAAATCATATACGTATGTCAACACATTGGTTTTGCCCACAAGTGCCAGCGTTTTCTTTTTGTTGCGCTTTCGGGTAAACTCAAACGCATAACGCAAGCACCGCTCAACCTGAAATCGATTATATATCATAATCTGCATTGCTTCTTCATGAGGTGTGCCCTTCATGGTAACACCACCTATGCCAGTATATACATCCCCGGTGTTTTCGCGTATTACCACGTAATCAATATCCTGCGGCCCCTTGTCTTTCAGTGGTGTTTCAACATTTGGGTATAGCTTAACCGGACGTAAATTAATATATTGGTCAAGTGCAAAGCGCAAAGCCAGCAAAATTCCTTTTTCTAGAATACCTGGTTTAACATCTGGATGGCCAATGGCTCCTAAAAAAATTGCGTCATATTTCTTTAGTTCATCAACAGCACCAGGTGGTAACGTTTCGCCTGTTTTTAAATATCGCTCACCACCAAAATCATAGTTGGTAAAATTAAGTGAAATGTTTTCTACATCAGCAACTGCTTTCAGCACCTTTACGCCTTCAGCAACTACCTCAGGGCCGGTACCATCACCAGGTATCACTGCAATATTGTACGATTTCTTCATAGTGCATTCTCCAGATAAAATAATTAATTATTATTCTATGTGTTTCTGATAATATACATCAGCATAGTGAATTATAATAAAATAATTGTACCACATAAAAACACGATCAGTTCTATTACACATAATTTCTTACCATATCATGCAAAAATTATATTCCCATCACCTTAACAGTAAGCACTCTCACATATTTACCAATAGGTATTTTCAGGAACAGATAATGACAAACTTTTATATTTTTTATACTATATGGCAAGCTTTTTTTACTGCATTGTACAATGGTTTGATATAAGCATCAACACCAAAGTATGTGCACCTGCGTGTAAATACATCGTTCTTATGCTGATAACAGGTTGACAATACTATGAGCTATCGCCCCAAATAATCCATATATGGAAACAACATCATATAAAAAGTGTGCAATCATTATTGGCAACAACGAATTTGTTTTAATGAATAGATATGCCCACAGTGCACCCCATAAACCTGCTTCAAGCCATGTTCCTGGTCCCATTGACCAGTGAATGGCAATAAAAAGAAGTGTTGATGTGCATACCAGCACCCAGGTATTTGATGTGATTGTTTTAAGTTGATGAATTACAATGCCTCTATAAATTATTTCCTCATAAATGCCAGCAGTAATTGAAAGATATATCACATACAAAAATATATACACTGGTTTCCAATCTGGTAAAGGAAAATACCAAAAAGATTCAATTTCTAATCCATACATTTTCTTTGCAAATATAAATGATATGGTTATTAAAGTATACAGAATAAACACCACTACAAACAGCACTATACCCCACAGCCACTGCCGCAACTGTTTTACGTTTATACCCAGGCTTTTAAAAGAAAACCAGCCCGCACAATACGCAACATATAACAGTGTGCTCTGCCATCCAATGTACACTATCACATCAAGCACAAGATTGAGTGTTGTTGCATCCTTTGGTACAAGTGGCAGGTAAAGGTCATTGAGCAGCAGAGGAGATGCAAGGACAATGAGCCGTATAAAAATTTTTGTTATTTGATTCATTTTTAATCCCTCTACAATTGTAGGATACATGCTTTGTACGGGCTTATAAAGCTAGCTTTACGATAGCTTCCCAAAGCAATGCCATTTGATTATTTTCATACCTGTTTGCAAAACATCGCTGACATTTACTAACCTGTCATGGGTAGCGATATCATAGATTTACATAAAACTCAGCTGGCTGCAATTCGTGTGATATCATCTTTTTGTGTGTAACAAGAAATGTGCGAATATGCAAGCACAAATCGCATTTGTTACAATAGCTGTTGTGGGCAACAAAACCTTCTTGCTTTGCAATGGCAAATAACCCTGCTACCCCTTTATCATATAGCGCTGTTATGAGTGGATATGTAGTGCTGTCAATTTCTTTCCCAACATCCAGGGCACTGATAGATAGCCCACTGCACAGTCCTGGAATATAATTACCATACAGATCAAAATGAAAATGGCTTGTATTGGTTAGCTCACGGCATGGTGGGCTTGCAAGTATTTTCTCAAGAGGCTGTGTGCGATAGTAACCTTTGAAAAGCTTCACCGCCCTGCCCCCAAAGTGAATCCAGTACCTTGCAGGAATTTGCGCAATGTAGCCTTTGCCAAAATACGACTCGTACTCCTCTAGCGTGTGAGTGCTCAAGCTATCGAACACTGACAAATCATTATAGAAATCCATTACCCACGGAAACACATGTATCCCAACGTCATGGCAAGCTGCAATGAGCCCCTTTGTTTTTGCAAATGGCACATATTCATTGTGAAAGGGACTTATTGAGATGAGGAGAGTATGTACACCACGTTTGCGCAATTGCTCAAGCACATGCTGTTTATTGTGGCTATACCACGACGCATTGGTTTCAATGTACTCAATATCTATTCCATAGCTTTTAATAATGTCCACAGCGCTATACAACGCATCGATATGTAAAAATGGCTCACCACCACCAATGTGAATACTGCTACAACCATATTGAAGTAACACCGTACATATACTCTGTAATGTGTCATGCTGCATGTAGCTTTTATCACGGTGAGGAGAGCAAGCATATAAACAATGCCTGCACTGTGAAGAGCATGTGTAGTTAGTAATAATGCCTCCCGATGAAAGATACGCAATTTTCAAACTCATTTTATCCGCGTGGCCTGACCTTCCATGTGAATGCTAGCAGCACAATTGATGCTACAGTACATCCAACTATTGTGTATAGAACTATGTCCCAGCTTTTAGCAACATCATACACTGCTCTAAAATGCTCCAGCATAAATCCAAAACCCTTTGCCTGAGCAGTGCGGCCTAAATACCCAAACATGCCAATAAAACCGGCTGCAGTGCCCACTGCTTTTTTGTTGGTTAAATCCAACCCCATTACACCAAGCATCATAACAGGTGGATACACAAAAAAACCAATAATCGAAAACATTGCATAGTAAAACCACATACTGGTATGTGGGTACACCACAATAGCATAAAATGCAAGTACTACGGGAATCATGCACAGCATACTCACCATACCACGCCGCCCCTGCAGTTTGTCCGAAATCCAGCCAAAAAGTATCGTTGATGGGATACCTGCAAATTCAAGAACCATTACACCAAAGCCTCCCGCACTAATATCTGCTCCCTTAACTTCACGCAAAAAGGAGGGCCCCCAATCAAGCATACTGTAGCGGGCAATATAGACAAAAAAGTTTGCAAGTGCAACTACCCAAAGAAGTTTGTTTTTGAGAATATATTCTACAAACAATTCTCTGGTAGATAATTCTGTTTCATAATGGTGTGGTGATTGAGGCGGATAGTCGTTACGGTATTCTTCAATAGATGGCAATCCAACTGATTGCGGTGTATCACGAAGTCGCCACATAAGATATACGGCACACACAATAGCGATAGCTCCTGGAATAAAGAAAGCATTGGCAACACCAAAATTATGCGCAGCATACGCTGCTAAAACCCCCGCTATGCCACCACCAACATTATGGGCTATATTCCATATAGAGAAAATGGTGCCGCGTTCACTAACACTGAACCAGTGGCCAATTGCCCTTCCACACGGTGGCCATCCTGCTCCCTGTATAAATCCGTTGAGAGCCCATAACCAGAAATGTATAGCATAATTATGGCTTGCACCAAATGCAAAGTTACAAAAAGCTGTGAGCAACAAACCAAACGGCATAAAGGTGCGAACATTGCTTCGGTCGGACACTGAACCAAGTAAAAATTTTCCCAGACCGTAAGCAAAAGCACTCACTGCTAAAATACTTCCAATCTGTGAATGGTCATATCCAAATACAACCTGCATGTCTTTTGCAACGGTAGCAAGGTTGTTACGGACAATGTAAAATGTTGCATACCCAATGAATGTTGCTTCCAGTATACTCCAGCGGAATTTAGGATATAATTTTTTAATTTTTTCCTGAGACAATAACGGCTTTGGCGAAGGTGGTGCAAATATGGTAAACTTCATAACAATATCCTTGTAGGTATAAAATTTCTGATAAAGATGTAATACTATAATTTAAAATCTATAATTGTAAACAATATTTCTTCACATATAGTAGTATAATTATCCAAGGAATCATCTATAACCTAAAAGCTAAAAAAAATCACTATGTATTCCTATTAACTATGTGTCAATTAACCAAATTGTATGCCAAGTATTAAAAGGATTATTGAGTAAACTCTGTAAAAAAAAGACTATTTCATGTTAACCATAAATATTCATCAGGAATAATGGCAGTCAATTAATAAATTATCATTGAAATTTACATGCTCATATTTTTTTTATACTATACTCTTTTACTGTAAACAGGAGTAAAAATGAAAATAACCAAAAAACGCAAAGATGGTTTAAAACGCCAGCATGAGATAATGCTTGTGGCACTTGAACTTTTTTCAAGAAAAGGGTACCATGATACAAAACTTGAAGATGTTATAAAAAAAGCTGGCATAGCAAAAGGAACCTTTTACCTTCATTTTAGCGGTAAAGATGACCTTTTGCATATGATAGTTGATACTCACCTTGAAGAATTGTACAGAGTGTTACAAATGCTTGATATATCAATGGACAAACCTTTGAATGAAATAAGCTCATTATATATAACTATCGCACAAAAACTTATTAATGATAAAAGGTTTAGAATGTTTGCCCGCATTATGTTGAAAGAAGCCATTGGACTTGATACAATACTATTACGCAAACTCAATGATTTTTATAATAAAATAATTATGATGTCAGCAGAATATATTAAAAAAGCCCAGGAAAAAGGAAGGGTTATTTCTACGCTTGACCCTCTTTTTACATCAATGTGTATTGTTGGGTCAATAAAAGAATTGGTTTTCCAGTGGGCTATAAATAATGAATCCATGGATATTGAAAAAGCAATTATCACTGCAGCTACAGTGTATTTTAATGGCATGTTGAACCATTGATATTTATTACTTGACTAAAATGCGATATTTATAATTGTATAAAAAAAGTGTAAATTGTGTTATAGATTCAACATCTTAAAGAGGAAAATGTAAAGAGGATATGAAACTATCTGAAATCAAGGAATTGCTAAATGCCGATGTGATAGTTGGCGAAGAAATGCTGGGAAGTATTGAAGTTGAAACAGCATTTGCATCAGATCTGTTAAGTGATGTGCTAGCATATGCTAAAGAAAGGGCACTGTTTATTACAGGCCTTACCAATCCTCAGGTAATACGTACCGTTGAGGTCCTTGACCTTATAGGCGTGATCTTTGTACGGGGCAAGGTGCCTCAAATGGATACAGTAGAACTAGCAAAGCGTAAAAATATACCTTTACTCAGAACAAAATGCATAATGTTTGAAACCTGCGGTAGATTATATGGAGCAGGCATTAAAGCATCAATTGAAAAAGTTGACTAAACTATTGTATGCAGTATACTCAATGTGCTCATCATATATTTTCCTACACCTTACGTGGTGGTGATTTTGACAATGCAGGGAGGATTTCCACTTCATTAAAGCGGGAATTGCGCACAAGGGATTATCCCCCTCACATTATTCAGCGTGTTGCTATCGTTTTATATGAAGCAGAAATAAATGTGGTTTCATATACTAAGGTTGGATATTTTTTTGCCTATTGCAGGCCAAACTCAATTCACCTGGTAATAAAGGATAAAGGCAAAGGGATAGAAAACATCAAACTAGCTGTACAGGAAGGCTTTTCAACAGCAACAGATGAAATACGCAGGCTTGGATTTGGCGCAGGTATGGGTTTATCAAATATCAAGCGAAATGCCAATGTCATGCGAATCTGCTCCAAACCAGGTGTGGGCACAAAAATAACTATAGACATAACATCAAGCTATCACTATGGAGATTTGATTATGGACATCACTGTAAACGAAATTCAACAAAAAACAAATTTTGAATTGCTCACCTCTAAAGCCGATTGTTCAAAGCTCATTACCGGTGGCTATGTTGGTGACATGCTGTCTGATGTTAACGCTAATGGAAAAAAAGGCAATATCTGGATTACCATTTTAACTCATCCCAATGCAGTGGCAGTTGCATCGCTTAAGGATTTCAGTGCAATCGTTGTTGCTGGTGGTATAAGGCCCCGTGATGAATTTATCAAACGCGCAGATGAAGAGGACATACCTGTGCTGTATACTGATTTATCAGCTTATGAGGTGGTGGTATTGCTATCTTCATTAGGTGTAACAGCCAATCATTAATATTATAATAATTTTATTTGTAGGCGATAGCTCCTTAAAATTTAATCTTTTTGTAGCAAATATTTAATAGCACAACCAGCTGCAGCTAGCCCCATAATCCCGGGCATAAAGGATAAACTGCCGGGAACAGTATCATTACCAGAAACTCCCATAGTACGATTCCGTTCTTCGTGAAAATACACACATGGTACGCCGTGAGTTATTCCTTTTTCTTTTAGTCGTCTTCTAACAACTCGGGCTAGCGGGCAGTACTGGCTTTTACTAATATCGCTTATCCTGATACTTTCAGGATTAAATGCTCGCGCAGCCCCCATACAGCTGACAAATGGAATTTTATGTGTATACAGGTACTCAATTAACGATGTCTTTGCAGCAACATCATCAATAGCATCGATTACAAAATCAACAGTGTGTTCTATTACAGCAGTTATATTATCGGGAGTTAAACGTACTCTGTGGGGGAAAACAACAATCCCTGGATTGATGTCTTTTGCTCTATTTACTGCAACATCTACTTTAGGCATACCCAATGTACTGTCCATTGCAAGGAGCTGTCGGTTACAATTTGAAATTTCAATAACATCAAAGTCAATAATATGAACTGTACCAATCCCAGCCCTAACAATTGCCTCAAATGCATATGAGCCAACTCCCCCTAGACCAGCTATAAGCACTTTGCAACTAATAAGCTTTTGCAAATTAGCTTTGCCAATTAAAAGTTCAGTTCGTGAAAAACGTTTATCAGTATTTTGAATCATGCTCATTGTATTTATAACATTTCATACTAGGATATACCAATAGTAGCATACATGCAAATATATTGCAATGATTATAATCCATAGTGTGAAACTTAAAAAATACTTTTATTGATTTTATGATTTAACTTCAATCAATTCTGGTGGTGGTCCCCAGTAGAATTTTAGGCAATGTATGCCTTTTTCTCTATAAAAATCAAAAGTATATGACCTATTTTCATAATAACTGGGTAAATTATTAGGATAGTTATCGGTATTTATTTCTTTTAATCGTTTTTGGAAATACAAAAAAAATTCTTCTAGTACATTATCCACGCAAAATGCAATGATATTAGCAAGTGACATCTTCCACAATTTCTTCACATCAAGGAAAAACTCATACTCAGACTGATATAAAACCAGATGTACTCTACGCCATGGATTTTTAAGGTCGCGTTTGCGATATGCTATTCTTTTAAATGCTTCATACTTTCTCTTTTCCTTCTTTGCTGCATACATAATCATATATGCAATGATAGTCCTCAATGGCACACCTAATCGTTTAGAATAATCATTAAGTAAAGAAAGATGGTTTAAGGAAATGCAGGTAGTAGTTTCAAAGTCCATAGTCCCTCCAAAGTATTTGTTTATTTGTTTCAAAGAATTAATCGTTTGATATAATTTGTCAACGAATATTTTTCTATCAAGAATGATGATTGCCTCGGCAAAACTCAGCAACCTTTCCTTAATTGCTATTAGTTAGTTTACTGAATTATGGTTGTTTTCAATTGTGACAAAAGAATACTTTTTATATTTTCAAATTAAACAACTTTTTTGCATTACTGGTTGTTATTCGTGCTATTTCCTCTTGTGGTTTTTCTATAAGCTCACTTACTGCTGTAACAACATAAATAATATTTTCGGGTACATTGATGTGCCCGCTTTTTTCTACAGGTGGTATGTCTGGGCTATCAGTTTCTAGCAAAACATAATCAGGATATATAAATTTTAGCACCTCTAATTTCTTTTTACTATTTCGGAAAGTAACAGCTCCCCCAAATGAAAAATAAAATCCAAATGGAATTAATTGTTTTGTTATTTCCAGATTACCAGAATATGAATGAATAACCCCACCAGCTGTAAGAGTACCCACACGCTTTAAAGATGCAATGAGCTCATTAAAAGCTCCCCTGCAATGTACAATTATTGGCTTTCCCAATTCATTTGCAATTGCCACTTGATCCTCAAAGAATTTTTTCTGCAATTGCATGTCAATGTTGGTCTTTGCATCCAGCCCTATTTCGCCAATAGCACAATACTTAGTATCACTCACCTGTGTAAGCTTGTACAACTCATTAAAAAAATTTTCACTAATGTACCATGGATGTACACCTAATGCAAAGTAGACTTCCTTATGCTGCGTACTTATTTTTTGCGATAGTTCCCACTCATCAGGAACTATCGCACATGTAATAAGTGCTATTACCCCTACACTTTTTGCTTTTTCTATAATACTGTGCAATTTCCCCGCAAAGTGCTCGCTTTCCAGATGGCAATGAACATCAATCAGTTCCATTATTCACCTATGACCTTTACAAGAACACGCTTAGGGCGCTGTCCATCAAACTCAGCATAAAATATCTGTTCCCATGGACCAAAATCTAGCTTGCCATTAGTAACAGCAACTACCACTTCTCTACCCATGATACTTCTTTTTATATGGGCATCACCGTTGTCTTCACCGGTACGATTATGCCTATACCGTGATATGGGCTCATGAGGAGCAAGCTGCTCCAAAAAATCATCTATATCATGTATCAGACCCTTCTCATCATCATTAATATGTACGGATGCCGTTATGTGCATGGCATTAACAAGGCATAATCCCTCTTTGATACCGCTTTTTTTAACTATCTCCTCAACCTTATCTGTAATATTTATATAATCCCGTTTTGTGCGCGTGTTAAATGTTAAATACTCGGTATACGATTTCATTAACCACCTCCGTATATAGTAATTGTCTAAATGTTCTACTTACATACACAATAAAATTTCCCGTGTCAATTATTTGTTGGGTAAAGATTTTAAAAGGGAAATAATTGATCATGTTAAATTAGAATATACATAAAAAATTATTGCCTAATTATACATATATTTTATAGTACCCCAAAACTGTGCCCGGAGGTCTATTATGCAAACAGTATCACTTGTAAAATATACAAAAAGTCCAGATTCATTAAAAGAGGCGATAGCTCTTTGTAATGGCTTTGCTGAATTAAAACCAAATCACAAGGTGTTAATAAAACCCAATTTAGTTGCCTGGGATGACCTCTTTCCGCCGGCACCATACGGCGTTTTTACAACTACCCGGCTTGTAGAAGACCTGGTTATACTCCTTAAGGAGTATGGATGTAATGATATTACTATTGGTGAAGGGTCTGTTGAAGTAAAAAAAGGTGTTGGCACTATGGCAGCATTTGCAGGTTTGGGCTATACTGAATTAGCAAAGAAGTATAACGTAAAGCTTGTTGACTTTAACCAATCTAAAGCCAAAAAATGTGCCATAGATGACACAACACATCTTATGATAGCCGAAGAAGCATTAGACTGTGATTTTTTTATTAATTTCCCTGTCCTTAAAACACATGGGCAAACAAAAATTTCATTAGGTATAAAAAACTTAAAAGGTTGCCTCAAATTGGCATCAAAAAAACTGTGCCATCATCCAAAGCTTAACTTGGAATACTGCTTTCCTTTTGTTACTGATTATGTAAAGCCAAAGCTTACCATAATTGATGGAATTTATGCACTTGAAAAAGGTGCACTGCATTTTGGCAATGCTTTCAAAAAAGACATCATTATTGCTTCCACCGATAGCCTGGCTGCGGATATGGTTGGAGCAAAAGTAATTGGCTATGATCCAACTGACATTGCACATTTTGTAACATTTGCCAACCGTCATAACAAATCCTTATCGCTGACTGATTATGAAATCAAAGGCGAAAAATTAGAAGACCATATCCAGCCACTTAAATGGGACTGGGCGTGGACTGAAGATAATACCGGCCCAGGAATATTTGCCAAAATGGGTGTAACGGGCGTTGCATTACCTAAATATGATGATACGCTTTGCTCAGGTTGCTCACCAATAGCCAATATGTGCAATATCCTGGTATTGTCTGCATTTAAAGGGCAGCCACTTCCAAAGGTTGAGATACTCAATGGCAAAAAGATGCAGGCA harbors:
- a CDS encoding OmpA family protein: MKKIIIISIIALVVIITGFISYLLITDYILIRYPVLVQTNPKITFIIGDAYYREDAHAQWKVAVVGQTLYRGYEIKTEQDSRMDIRFHDNTAIQLAPNSHMSIDSLTVKKLGIQIQAGSMYGKFEKLFKEHDLHVKTPTAFAAIRGTDLGFEVIQAQEEETAVAGKKKQYLTKNKAKAQQLPNAQPTMHTVVYSLSGITEVYNPLFDDQKVLLSYRNKVVIDKDKMPYNPEELTEDEIRSLQEKLNSLHFDEVLLITDKITFELGSAEILPSSYPELDKIVAILKQKKVKVRIEGHTDDIGEAAFNQLLSEKRAESIKKYLVSKGLDAERFETVGYGESKPIADNKTEKGRAQNRRVEFLIIEK
- a CDS encoding 3-isopropylmalate dehydrogenase → MKKSYNIAVIPGDGTGPEVVAEGVKVLKAVADVENISLNFTNYDFGGERYLKTGETLPPGAVDELKKYDAIFLGAIGHPDVKPGILEKGILLALRFALDQYINLRPVKLYPNVETPLKDKGPQDIDYVVIRENTGDVYTGIGGVTMKGTPHEEAMQIMIYNRFQVERCLRYAFEFTRKRNKKKTLALVGKTNVLTYVYDLWERAFHEIGEREYPDIKREYYHVDATCMWMVKNPEWFDVIVTGNMFGDIITDLGAITQGGMGIAAGGNINPEGVSMFEPIGGSAPKYTGKNVINPLAAICAAQMMMAHLGEEKAASRIEKGVIEVLQRDMKSLAAGKMGLTTTQVGDKVAEYAVK
- a CDS encoding CPBP family intramembrane metalloprotease, producing MNQITKIFIRLIVLASPLLLNDLYLPLVPKDATTLNLVLDVIVYIGWQSTLLYVAYCAGWFSFKSLGINVKQLRQWLWGIVLFVVVFILYTLITISFIFAKKMYGLEIESFWYFPLPDWKPVYIFLYVIYLSITAGIYEEIIYRGIVIHQLKTITSNTWVLVCTSTLLFIAIHWSMGPGTWLEAGLWGALWAYLFIKTNSLLPIMIAHFLYDVVSIYGLFGAIAHSIVNLLSA
- a CDS encoding radical SAM protein — encoded protein: MSLKIAYLSSGGIITNYTCSSQCRHCLYACSPHRDKSYMQHDTLQSICTVLLQYGCSSIHIGGGEPFLHIDALYSAVDIIKSYGIDIEYIETNASWYSHNKQHVLEQLRKRGVHTLLISISPFHNEYVPFAKTKGLIAACHDVGIHVFPWVMDFYNDLSVFDSLSTHTLEEYESYFGKGYIAQIPARYWIHFGGRAVKLFKGYYRTQPLEKILASPPCRELTNTSHFHFDLYGNYIPGLCSGLSISALDVGKEIDSTTYPLITALYDKGVAGLFAIAKQEGFVAHNSYCNKCDLCLHIRTFLVTHKKMISHELQPAEFYVNL
- a CDS encoding MFS transporter, giving the protein MKFTIFAPPSPKPLLSQEKIKKLYPKFRWSILEATFIGYATFYIVRNNLATVAKDMQVVFGYDHSQIGSILAVSAFAYGLGKFLLGSVSDRSNVRTFMPFGLLLTAFCNFAFGASHNYAIHFWLWALNGFIQGAGWPPCGRAIGHWFSVSERGTIFSIWNIAHNVGGGIAGVLAAYAAHNFGVANAFFIPGAIAIVCAVYLMWRLRDTPQSVGLPSIEEYRNDYPPQSPHHYETELSTRELFVEYILKNKLLWVVALANFFVYIARYSMLDWGPSFLREVKGADISAGGFGVMVLEFAGIPSTILFGWISDKLQGRRGMVSMLCMIPVVLAFYAIVVYPHTSMWFYYAMFSIIGFFVYPPVMMLGVMGLDLTNKKAVGTAAGFIGMFGYLGRTAQAKGFGFMLEHFRAVYDVAKSWDIVLYTIVGCTVASIVLLAFTWKVRPRG
- a CDS encoding TetR/AcrR family transcriptional regulator; this translates as MKITKKRKDGLKRQHEIMLVALELFSRKGYHDTKLEDVIKKAGIAKGTFYLHFSGKDDLLHMIVDTHLEELYRVLQMLDISMDKPLNEISSLYITIAQKLINDKRFRMFARIMLKEAIGLDTILLRKLNDFYNKIIMMSAEYIKKAQEKGRVISTLDPLFTSMCIVGSIKELVFQWAINNESMDIEKAIITAATVYFNGMLNH